One segment of Papaver somniferum cultivar HN1 unplaced genomic scaffold, ASM357369v1 unplaced-scaffold_81, whole genome shotgun sequence DNA contains the following:
- the LOC113345137 gene encoding probable helicase CHR10 isoform X2: MSMNYKERLKAAADFVISSDHHQNEVLPLNYDEIGIKATLKPHQIEGVSWLIQRYLTGVNVILGDEMGLGKTLQAITFLSYLKFHLKSPGPFLVICPLSVTDGWVSEVAKFCPKLRVLRYVGDKEVRRDLRRKAFEQTSTDFPFDVLLTTYDIVLMDKDFLSQIPWHYAVIDEAQRLKNPSSVLYSVLEQLFVIPRRLLITGTPIQNNLSELWSLMHFCMPMVFGTLEQFLSTFKEAGDLSTGLDAAMVKEGFKTLKYILRAFMLRRTKAMLVECGTLVLPRLTEMTVMAPLVALQKKVYLSILRKELPKLIAFSSGASSPSLQNIVIQLRKACSHPYLFPGIEPEPYEEGEHLVQASGKLLILDHLLQKLHNNGHRVLLFSQMTHTLDILQDYLELREYTYERLDGSVRAEERFGAIRRFSEQPVKGISNSQNDHNGAFVFLISTRAGGVGLNLVGADTVIFYEQDWNPQVDKQALQRVHRIGQINPVLSINLVTARTVEEVIMRRAERKLQLSHNVVGDDDMSYDQDETGADVGDLRSVIFGLHMFDPTNIDNENPNEVNTRELISMAEKVTKMRHESSDNQDRKFELDSMDVLRGDDFSTKRTPAYDSFDPGLDEASYLSWVEKFKEASQSTDNSNLVLGKRNLPDERIGKLEAAKRKAEEKKLLKWETLGYQSLAITDVPVCNADEDMMLTGSGSVQFVYGDCTDPSKVCPSEPAIIFSCVDNSGNWGRGGMFDALAKLSASIPEAYHRASEFGDLHMGDLHLIQIKIDEDQEKQTPDGNDPMWVALAVVQSYNARRKVPRSDISIPDLETSLSKASYAASQHSASIHLPRIGYQSGNGRSEWYTVERLLRKYASMYGIRIFVYYFRRSG, encoded by the exons ATGTCGATGAATTACAAGGAGAGACTAAAAGCAGCAGCAGATTTTGTTATTTCTAGCGATCATCATCAAAATGAAGTACTCCCGTTAAACTATGATGAGATTGGCATAAAAGCTACACTGAAACCTCATCAAATCGAAGGAGTTTCATGGCTTATTCAAAGATATCTTACCGGTGTCAACGTTATTCTTG GAGACGAG ATGGGTCTTGGGAAGACTTTGCAAGCCATTACTTTCTTAAGTTATTTGAAGTTCCATTTGAAATCACCTGGGCCATTCC TGGTAATATGCCCTCTCAGTGTGACAGATGGTTGGGTATCAGAGGTAGCAAAGTTTTGTCCTAAATTGAGGGTTCTACGATATGTTGGCGACAAAGAAGTCAGACGCGATCTTCGCAGGAAAGCTTTTGAGCAG ACTAGCACAGACTTTCCTTTTGATGTCCTTTTGACTACGTATGACATTGTGTTGATGGATAAGGATTTTCTTTCTCAAATTCCATGGCACTATGCTGTAATTGATGAAGCGCAGCGACTTAAAAATCCTTCCAGT GTTTTATACAGTGTGTTGGAACAACTTTTTGTCATTCCACGAAGGTTATTGATTACGGGAACCCCCATTCAGAATAATCTTTCTGAACTGTGGTCTCTTATGCATTTTTGTATGCCTATGGTCTTTGGTACACTGGAGCAATTTCTATCCACATTTAAGGAGGCTGGAGACCTCTCAACTg GTCTTGACGCAGCTATGGTCAAAGAGGGATTCAAAACTTTGAAATATATACTAAGAGCATTTATGCTTCGGAGAACAAAAGCGATGCTTGTTGAGTGTGGAACTCTTGTCTTGCCACGACTCACTGAAATGACAGT gaTGGCACCGCTGGTAGCCTTGCAAAAAAAGGTGTACTTGTCAATATTGAGGAAGGAGCTGCCTAAGCTCATTGCATTTTCTTCAGGAGCTTCTAGCCCGTCCTTACAAAATATT GTAATACAGCTGCGGAAAGCATGTAGTCATCCGTACCTCTTCCCTGGTATAGAGCCTGAACCATATGAAGAGGGTGAACACCTGGTCCAG GCCAGTGGCAAACTTCTTATCTTGGACCACCTTCTTCAAAAGCTACATAACAACGGACATAGGGTTTTACTGTTTTCTCAGATGACTCATACACTTGATATTCTCCAG GACTATCTAGAGTTACGGGAATATACATATGAACGTCTTGATGGTTCTGTTCGTGCTGAGGAACGCTTTGGGGCAATACGACGGTTCAGTGAGCAACCCGTCAAGGGCATTTCGAATTCTCAAAATGATCATAATGGTGCATTTGTCTTTTTGATCTCAACTAGAGCAGGTGGAGTTGGCCTAAATCTTGTTGGTGCTGATACT GTTATATTCTACGAACAAGATTGGAATCCTCAGGTGGATAAACAGGCTTTGCAGCGTGTGCACAGAATTGGGCAGATAAATCCAGTTCTATCTATAAATTTAGTAACAGCTCGAACAGTGGAGGAG GTCATTATGCGGAGAGCAGAGAGGAAGTTGCAGCTTAGCCATAACGTGGTAGGCGATGATGATATGAGTTATGACCAAGATGAAACGGGAGCTGATGTCGGTGACCTGCGCTCTGTCATATTTGGGTTGCACATGTTTGATCCCACAAACATTGATAACGAGAATCCGAATGAAGTTAACACAAGGGAATTGATTTCTATGGCTGAGAAGGTAACAAAAATGCGCCATGAATCATCTGACAACCAGGATAGGAAATTTGAGCTTGATTCGATGGATGTGTTGCGCGGAGATGATTTTTCCACGAAAAGGACTCCCGCTTATGATAGTTTTGATCCTGGCCTCGATGAGGCATCCTATCTCTCGTGGGTTGAAAAGTTCAAAGAGGCATCACAGTCTACTGATAACTCTAATCTGGTGTTGGGCAAAAGAAACTTACCCGACGAGAGGATAGGAAAACTTGAAGCTGCAAAGAGAAAAGCTGAGGAGAAAAAGTTGTTGAAGTGGGAAACTCTTGGTTACCAGTCGCTAGCTATTACCGACGTTCCTGTTTGCAATGCGGATGAAGATATGATGTTGACTGGCTCGGGCTCGGTTCAATTTGTGTATGGGGATTGTACTGATCCATCTAAAGTTTGCCCATCTGAGCCTGCTATCATATTTAG TTGTGTTGATAATTCTGGAAATTGGGGGCGTGGAGGAATGTTTGATGCACTTGCTAAGCTTTCAGCAAGTATCCCAGAGGCTTATCACCGGGCTTCTGAATTTGGAGACCTTCATATGGGTGATCTCCAtttaatacaaataaaaatagacG AGGACCAAGAAAAGCAAACTCCTGATGGAAATGATCCTATGTGGGTGGCGTTGGCTGTTGTACAATCTTATAATGCTAGGCGTAAGGTCCCACGCAGCGATATCTCTATCCCTGACTTGGAGACTAGCTTGTCAAAGGCATCATATGCTGCCTCTCAGCATTCAG CGTCAATCCACTTACCACGCATTGGATATCAAAGTGGAAATGGACGGTCAGAGTGGTACACAGTGGAGCGGCTTTTGCGGAAATATGCATCTATGTATGGCATCAGGATTTTTGT gtattaCTTTCGGCGCTCAGGTTGA
- the LOC113345137 gene encoding probable helicase CHR10 isoform X1 — protein MSMNYKERLKAAADFVISSDHHQNEVLPLNYDEIGIKATLKPHQIEGVSWLIQRYLTGVNVILGDEMGLGKTLQAITFLSYLKFHLKSPGPFLVICPLSVTDGWVSEVAKFCPKLRVLRYVGDKEVRRDLRRKAFEQTSTDFPFDVLLTTYDIVLMDKDFLSQIPWHYAVIDEAQRLKNPSSVLYSVLEQLFVIPRRLLITGTPIQNNLSELWSLMHFCMPMVFGTLEQFLSTFKEAGDLSTAGLDAAMVKEGFKTLKYILRAFMLRRTKAMLVECGTLVLPRLTEMTVMAPLVALQKKVYLSILRKELPKLIAFSSGASSPSLQNIVIQLRKACSHPYLFPGIEPEPYEEGEHLVQASGKLLILDHLLQKLHNNGHRVLLFSQMTHTLDILQDYLELREYTYERLDGSVRAEERFGAIRRFSEQPVKGISNSQNDHNGAFVFLISTRAGGVGLNLVGADTVIFYEQDWNPQVDKQALQRVHRIGQINPVLSINLVTARTVEEVIMRRAERKLQLSHNVVGDDDMSYDQDETGADVGDLRSVIFGLHMFDPTNIDNENPNEVNTRELISMAEKVTKMRHESSDNQDRKFELDSMDVLRGDDFSTKRTPAYDSFDPGLDEASYLSWVEKFKEASQSTDNSNLVLGKRNLPDERIGKLEAAKRKAEEKKLLKWETLGYQSLAITDVPVCNADEDMMLTGSGSVQFVYGDCTDPSKVCPSEPAIIFSCVDNSGNWGRGGMFDALAKLSASIPEAYHRASEFGDLHMGDLHLIQIKIDEDQEKQTPDGNDPMWVALAVVQSYNARRKVPRSDISIPDLETSLSKASYAASQHSASIHLPRIGYQSGNGRSEWYTVERLLRKYASMYGIRIFVYYFRRSG, from the exons ATGTCGATGAATTACAAGGAGAGACTAAAAGCAGCAGCAGATTTTGTTATTTCTAGCGATCATCATCAAAATGAAGTACTCCCGTTAAACTATGATGAGATTGGCATAAAAGCTACACTGAAACCTCATCAAATCGAAGGAGTTTCATGGCTTATTCAAAGATATCTTACCGGTGTCAACGTTATTCTTG GAGACGAG ATGGGTCTTGGGAAGACTTTGCAAGCCATTACTTTCTTAAGTTATTTGAAGTTCCATTTGAAATCACCTGGGCCATTCC TGGTAATATGCCCTCTCAGTGTGACAGATGGTTGGGTATCAGAGGTAGCAAAGTTTTGTCCTAAATTGAGGGTTCTACGATATGTTGGCGACAAAGAAGTCAGACGCGATCTTCGCAGGAAAGCTTTTGAGCAG ACTAGCACAGACTTTCCTTTTGATGTCCTTTTGACTACGTATGACATTGTGTTGATGGATAAGGATTTTCTTTCTCAAATTCCATGGCACTATGCTGTAATTGATGAAGCGCAGCGACTTAAAAATCCTTCCAGT GTTTTATACAGTGTGTTGGAACAACTTTTTGTCATTCCACGAAGGTTATTGATTACGGGAACCCCCATTCAGAATAATCTTTCTGAACTGTGGTCTCTTATGCATTTTTGTATGCCTATGGTCTTTGGTACACTGGAGCAATTTCTATCCACATTTAAGGAGGCTGGAGACCTCTCAACTg CAGGTCTTGACGCAGCTATGGTCAAAGAGGGATTCAAAACTTTGAAATATATACTAAGAGCATTTATGCTTCGGAGAACAAAAGCGATGCTTGTTGAGTGTGGAACTCTTGTCTTGCCACGACTCACTGAAATGACAGT gaTGGCACCGCTGGTAGCCTTGCAAAAAAAGGTGTACTTGTCAATATTGAGGAAGGAGCTGCCTAAGCTCATTGCATTTTCTTCAGGAGCTTCTAGCCCGTCCTTACAAAATATT GTAATACAGCTGCGGAAAGCATGTAGTCATCCGTACCTCTTCCCTGGTATAGAGCCTGAACCATATGAAGAGGGTGAACACCTGGTCCAG GCCAGTGGCAAACTTCTTATCTTGGACCACCTTCTTCAAAAGCTACATAACAACGGACATAGGGTTTTACTGTTTTCTCAGATGACTCATACACTTGATATTCTCCAG GACTATCTAGAGTTACGGGAATATACATATGAACGTCTTGATGGTTCTGTTCGTGCTGAGGAACGCTTTGGGGCAATACGACGGTTCAGTGAGCAACCCGTCAAGGGCATTTCGAATTCTCAAAATGATCATAATGGTGCATTTGTCTTTTTGATCTCAACTAGAGCAGGTGGAGTTGGCCTAAATCTTGTTGGTGCTGATACT GTTATATTCTACGAACAAGATTGGAATCCTCAGGTGGATAAACAGGCTTTGCAGCGTGTGCACAGAATTGGGCAGATAAATCCAGTTCTATCTATAAATTTAGTAACAGCTCGAACAGTGGAGGAG GTCATTATGCGGAGAGCAGAGAGGAAGTTGCAGCTTAGCCATAACGTGGTAGGCGATGATGATATGAGTTATGACCAAGATGAAACGGGAGCTGATGTCGGTGACCTGCGCTCTGTCATATTTGGGTTGCACATGTTTGATCCCACAAACATTGATAACGAGAATCCGAATGAAGTTAACACAAGGGAATTGATTTCTATGGCTGAGAAGGTAACAAAAATGCGCCATGAATCATCTGACAACCAGGATAGGAAATTTGAGCTTGATTCGATGGATGTGTTGCGCGGAGATGATTTTTCCACGAAAAGGACTCCCGCTTATGATAGTTTTGATCCTGGCCTCGATGAGGCATCCTATCTCTCGTGGGTTGAAAAGTTCAAAGAGGCATCACAGTCTACTGATAACTCTAATCTGGTGTTGGGCAAAAGAAACTTACCCGACGAGAGGATAGGAAAACTTGAAGCTGCAAAGAGAAAAGCTGAGGAGAAAAAGTTGTTGAAGTGGGAAACTCTTGGTTACCAGTCGCTAGCTATTACCGACGTTCCTGTTTGCAATGCGGATGAAGATATGATGTTGACTGGCTCGGGCTCGGTTCAATTTGTGTATGGGGATTGTACTGATCCATCTAAAGTTTGCCCATCTGAGCCTGCTATCATATTTAG TTGTGTTGATAATTCTGGAAATTGGGGGCGTGGAGGAATGTTTGATGCACTTGCTAAGCTTTCAGCAAGTATCCCAGAGGCTTATCACCGGGCTTCTGAATTTGGAGACCTTCATATGGGTGATCTCCAtttaatacaaataaaaatagacG AGGACCAAGAAAAGCAAACTCCTGATGGAAATGATCCTATGTGGGTGGCGTTGGCTGTTGTACAATCTTATAATGCTAGGCGTAAGGTCCCACGCAGCGATATCTCTATCCCTGACTTGGAGACTAGCTTGTCAAAGGCATCATATGCTGCCTCTCAGCATTCAG CGTCAATCCACTTACCACGCATTGGATATCAAAGTGGAAATGGACGGTCAGAGTGGTACACAGTGGAGCGGCTTTTGCGGAAATATGCATCTATGTATGGCATCAGGATTTTTGT gtattaCTTTCGGCGCTCAGGTTGA